Proteins encoded by one window of Streptomyces sp. ALI-76-A:
- a CDS encoding branched-chain amino acid ABC transporter permease, translating to MTETTNPTPSAVDTTPETRGLVPLPIAAARALLLAGGIATAASTFLAWTWTSEFPGDLTVTGYPGGLQWLTFTAGVLTTLFALAAYGVRGLGWLIPARNNAPLVLSALAGFGVTWYTVLAISTELGGLANLEPGAWVAAVASLIPLLGALALPEKATGDTKEHLKAYITKAERIPAPQDISPWLERAIITIVTIIGLGVFTYGIDTEYGELFIGYLIVVIFSLWALHTAGVLDRFSRLVAHNRSFTLAMGFAAAIAFPFTQSDDHYANIGVNILIFGTVALGLNIVVGLAGLLDLGYVAFLGVGAYTAALVSGSEFSTFSGVQFPFWAAALTGAAASLVFGVLIGAPTLRLRGDYLAIVTLGFGEIFRIAVNNMDGESGPDITNGPNGIPSIPDLSFFGFNLGQSHDIAGFTLGRFANYYLLMVLIMAIVVLVYTRAADSRIGRSWIAIREDETAATAMGINGFRVKLIAFALGATLAGLAGTVSAHVTYSVVPTPYQFAGSTPPNSAFLLAAVVLGGMGTVAGPILGAALLYLLPEKLVFLQDKSLLAFGIALILLMRFRPEGIIANRRRQLEFHETGQLDVPEQTTLTDTPGTVTKAGA from the coding sequence ATGACCGAGACCACGAACCCCACCCCCTCGGCCGTGGACACCACCCCCGAGACCCGCGGCCTGGTGCCCCTGCCCATCGCCGCAGCCCGCGCACTCCTCCTCGCCGGCGGCATCGCCACCGCCGCCTCCACCTTCCTCGCGTGGACCTGGACCTCCGAATTCCCCGGCGACCTCACCGTCACCGGCTACCCCGGCGGCCTGCAATGGCTCACCTTCACCGCCGGCGTCCTCACCACCCTCTTCGCCCTCGCCGCCTACGGCGTCCGCGGCCTCGGCTGGCTCATCCCCGCCCGCAACAACGCGCCGCTCGTCCTCAGCGCCCTCGCGGGCTTCGGCGTCACCTGGTACACCGTCCTCGCGATCAGCACCGAACTCGGCGGCCTCGCCAACCTCGAACCCGGCGCCTGGGTCGCCGCCGTCGCCTCGCTCATCCCCCTCCTCGGCGCCCTCGCGCTCCCCGAGAAGGCCACCGGCGACACCAAGGAACACCTCAAGGCCTACATCACCAAGGCCGAACGGATCCCCGCCCCCCAGGACATCTCCCCCTGGCTCGAGCGCGCGATCATCACCATCGTCACGATCATCGGCCTCGGCGTCTTCACCTACGGCATCGACACCGAGTACGGCGAACTCTTCATCGGCTACCTCATCGTCGTCATCTTCTCCCTCTGGGCCCTGCACACCGCAGGCGTCCTCGACCGCTTCTCCCGCCTCGTCGCCCACAACCGCAGCTTCACGCTCGCCATGGGCTTCGCCGCCGCGATCGCGTTCCCCTTCACCCAGAGCGACGACCACTACGCCAACATCGGCGTCAACATCCTCATCTTCGGAACCGTCGCCCTCGGCCTCAACATCGTCGTCGGCCTCGCCGGACTCCTCGACCTCGGATACGTCGCCTTCCTCGGCGTCGGCGCCTACACGGCCGCCCTCGTCTCCGGCTCCGAGTTCTCCACCTTCTCCGGCGTCCAGTTCCCCTTCTGGGCCGCCGCCCTCACCGGCGCCGCCGCCAGCCTCGTCTTCGGCGTCCTCATCGGCGCCCCCACCCTGCGCCTGCGCGGCGACTACCTCGCCATCGTCACCCTCGGCTTCGGAGAGATCTTCCGCATCGCCGTCAACAACATGGACGGCGAATCCGGCCCCGACATCACCAACGGCCCCAACGGCATCCCCTCCATCCCGGACCTCAGCTTCTTCGGCTTCAACCTCGGCCAGTCCCACGACATCGCCGGCTTCACCCTCGGCCGATTCGCCAACTACTACCTGCTGATGGTCCTCATCATGGCCATCGTCGTCCTCGTCTACACCCGCGCCGCCGACTCCCGCATCGGCCGCTCCTGGATCGCCATCCGCGAGGACGAGACCGCCGCCACCGCCATGGGCATCAACGGCTTCCGCGTCAAACTCATCGCCTTCGCCCTCGGCGCCACCCTCGCCGGCCTCGCCGGCACCGTCAGCGCCCACGTCACCTACAGCGTCGTCCCCACCCCCTACCAGTTCGCGGGATCCACACCCCCCAACTCGGCGTTCCTGCTCGCCGCCGTCGTCCTCGGCGGCATGGGCACCGTCGCCGGCCCCATCCTCGGCGCCGCACTCCTCTACCTGCTGCCCGAGAAACTGGTCTTCCTCCAGGACAAGTCGCTGCTCGCGTTCGGCATCGCCCTCATCCTGCTGATGCGCTTCCGCCCCGAAGGCATCATCGCCAACCGCCGCCGCCAGCTCGAATTCCACGAGACCGGCCAACTCGACGTACCAGAACAGACGACGCTCACCGACACACCGGGGACCGTCACCAAGGCGGGGGCGTGA
- a CDS encoding ABC transporter ATP-binding protein has protein sequence MTTPVLEARDVTMRFGGLTAVRSVDFTVNEGEIVGLIGPNGAGKTTFFNCLTGLYIPTEGTVSYKGTVLPPKPHLVTQAGIARTFQNIRLFANMTVLENVLVGRHTRTKEGLWSALLRGPGFKKAEKASEERAMELLEFIGLAHKRDHLARNLPYGEQRKLEIARAMASEPGILLLDEPTAGMNPQETRAAEELVFAIRDQGIAVLVIEHDMRFIFNLCDRVAVLVQGEKLVEGTSDVVQADERVIAAYLGEPFEGEPGEAEAAEVTAAEAAAETPSTTSTKGEAQ, from the coding sequence ATGACCACACCTGTACTCGAAGCACGCGACGTCACCATGCGCTTCGGCGGCCTCACCGCCGTCCGCTCCGTCGACTTCACCGTCAACGAAGGCGAGATCGTCGGCCTCATCGGCCCCAACGGCGCCGGCAAGACCACCTTCTTCAACTGCCTCACCGGCCTCTACATCCCCACCGAAGGCACCGTCTCCTACAAGGGCACCGTCCTGCCGCCCAAACCACACCTGGTCACCCAGGCAGGCATCGCCCGCACCTTCCAGAACATCCGCCTGTTCGCCAACATGACGGTCCTGGAAAACGTCCTCGTAGGACGCCACACCCGCACCAAAGAAGGCCTCTGGTCCGCCCTCCTGCGCGGCCCCGGCTTCAAGAAGGCCGAAAAGGCCAGCGAAGAACGCGCCATGGAACTCCTGGAGTTCATCGGCCTCGCCCACAAGCGCGACCACCTCGCCCGCAACCTCCCCTACGGCGAACAGCGCAAGCTCGAAATCGCCCGGGCCATGGCCAGCGAACCCGGCATCCTGCTCCTCGACGAGCCCACCGCCGGCATGAACCCCCAGGAAACCCGCGCCGCCGAAGAACTCGTCTTCGCCATCCGCGACCAGGGCATCGCCGTCCTCGTCATCGAGCACGACATGCGGTTCATCTTCAACCTCTGCGACCGCGTCGCCGTCCTCGTCCAGGGCGAGAAGCTCGTCGAAGGCACCTCCGACGTCGTCCAGGCCGACGAACGCGTCATCGCCGCCTACCTCGGCGAACCGTTCGAGGGCGAACCCGGAGAGGCCGAAGCCGCGGAAGTCACCGCCGCCGAAGCCGCCGCCGAGACGCCCAGCACCACCAGCACCAAGGGAGAAGCCCAGTGA
- a CDS encoding ABC transporter ATP-binding protein: MTALLEVEDLRVSYGKIEAVKGISFSVEAGQVVTLIGTNGAGKTTTLRTLSGLLKPTSGKIIFDGKPLTGIAAHKIVALGLAHSPEGRHIFPRLTIAENLQLGAFLRKDKEGIDKDIQRAYDLFPILGERRKQAAGTLSGGEQQMLAMGRALMSQPKLLMLDEPSMGLSPIMMQKIMATISELKSQGTTILLVEQNAQAALSLADQGHVMEVGNIVLSGSGQNLLHDESVRKAYLGED; encoded by the coding sequence GTGACCGCACTCCTCGAAGTCGAGGACCTCCGGGTCTCCTACGGCAAGATCGAAGCCGTCAAAGGCATCTCCTTCAGCGTCGAGGCCGGCCAGGTCGTCACCCTCATCGGCACCAACGGCGCCGGCAAGACGACCACCCTGCGCACCCTCTCCGGTCTGCTGAAGCCCACCAGCGGAAAGATCATCTTCGACGGCAAGCCCCTCACCGGCATCGCCGCCCACAAGATCGTCGCCCTCGGCCTCGCCCACTCCCCCGAAGGCCGGCACATCTTCCCCCGCCTCACCATCGCGGAGAACCTCCAGCTCGGCGCCTTCCTCCGCAAGGACAAGGAAGGCATCGACAAGGACATCCAGCGCGCCTACGACCTCTTCCCCATCCTCGGAGAACGCCGCAAGCAAGCCGCCGGAACCCTCTCCGGCGGCGAACAGCAGATGCTCGCCATGGGCCGCGCACTCATGTCCCAGCCCAAACTGCTCATGCTCGACGAGCCCTCCATGGGCCTCTCCCCGATCATGATGCAGAAGATCATGGCGACCATCTCCGAGCTGAAGTCCCAGGGCACCACCATCCTCCTGGTCGAACAGAACGCCCAGGCGGCACTCTCCCTGGCCGACCAGGGACACGTCATGGAAGTCGGCAACATCGTCCTGTCCGGCAGCGGACAGAACCTGCTGCACGACGAGTCCGTCCGCAAGGCGTACCTGGGCGAGGACTAG